In the Peptoclostridium acidaminophilum DSM 3953 genome, one interval contains:
- the hisG gene encoding ATP phosphoribosyltransferase, with product MEYINVALGKGRLAEKGYEIFKKIGYDCSDFEKKSRKLVFENEEKGIRFILVKAQDVPIYVERGAADIGIVGKDTIMEEERDLYEILDLGFGKCKFSVAAPESFQPEKMQGMLRVATKYPRVAQGYFMSKGRQIDVIKLNGSVELAPLVGLSDVIVDIVETGSTLKENGLEVIEDMYNVSARVVVNKVSFKTKNTKIKAIIEGIKDVIKEEA from the coding sequence ATGGAATATATAAACGTTGCCCTCGGAAAGGGAAGACTTGCCGAAAAGGGGTATGAAATATTTAAAAAGATTGGCTACGACTGCAGCGATTTCGAGAAGAAATCGAGAAAGCTGGTTTTTGAAAACGAGGAAAAGGGTATCAGATTCATACTTGTCAAGGCGCAGGATGTGCCGATATATGTGGAAAGAGGCGCTGCGGACATTGGCATAGTGGGCAAGGATACCATAATGGAGGAGGAGAGAGACCTCTACGAGATACTAGATCTTGGCTTTGGCAAATGCAAGTTTTCAGTGGCTGCTCCAGAGAGTTTTCAGCCTGAAAAAATGCAGGGCATGCTCAGGGTCGCAACAAAGTATCCCCGGGTGGCTCAAGGCTACTTTATGAGCAAGGGCAGGCAGATAGACGTAATAAAGCTCAATGGGTCTGTCGAACTGGCGCCGCTTGTAGGGCTTTCTGACGTGATTGTTGACATAGTTGAAACGGGAAGCACCTTAAAGGAAAACGGACTTGAGGTCATAGAGGATATGTACAATGTAAGCGCCAGGGTCGTAGTAAACAAGGTGAGTTTCAAGACTAAGAATACAAAAATAAAAGCAATAATCGAAGGCATAAAAGATGTAATAAAAGAGGAGGCTTAA
- the hisZ gene encoding ATP phosphoribosyltransferase regulatory subunit, producing the protein MVNIFYKVPQGAKDEFYEFFQTKESIVRNFKKIFRSYAYKQISTPVFEYYDFFVQSPGTIKKEELFKLIDTKGDVLVLRPDLTIPIARMAVNNRKRIKDYLKLFYVSKVFRMDAKDSEGKKEFTQAGVEYFGNQNPDADAEVINIAIKTLLSCGIEKFQIDIGQSSFFKGLMDEIDISPADRERLKTIIENKNFVELEKFLMFNDIEDRVKEVIIKIPELYGNTEQVIKEAKSICLNREMESAIENLEQVYHILLDYGYEDYISIDLGLINHLDYYTGVIFKGYMSNYGKIILSGGRYDKLTESYGHYIPATGFGMDVDELITGLKKLGLDTSEAVSTDYLLVYSDKNRKRIIKASDLLREREMVIETDFLKGYGYHMDYARETGIRKLVICEGESASIIDVATQEKEELSVEEFEKRCTTLK; encoded by the coding sequence ATGGTTAACATATTCTATAAAGTCCCACAGGGAGCAAAAGATGAATTTTATGAGTTTTTTCAGACTAAGGAAAGCATAGTAAGGAACTTCAAGAAAATATTCAGAAGCTATGCTTACAAACAGATTTCCACACCTGTCTTCGAATATTATGATTTTTTTGTTCAAAGTCCTGGAACGATAAAAAAAGAGGAGCTTTTCAAGCTCATAGATACAAAAGGGGACGTGCTGGTCTTAAGGCCGGACCTGACAATCCCCATAGCAAGAATGGCCGTAAACAACAGAAAAAGAATAAAGGACTATCTGAAGCTTTTTTATGTATCAAAAGTATTTCGAATGGATGCAAAGGACTCTGAAGGCAAGAAGGAGTTCACTCAGGCGGGAGTTGAGTATTTCGGAAATCAAAATCCGGACGCCGATGCAGAGGTAATAAATATAGCAATCAAGACTCTGCTTTCATGTGGCATTGAGAAATTCCAAATCGACATAGGACAGTCAAGCTTTTTTAAGGGGCTAATGGATGAAATAGATATTTCCCCAGCCGACAGAGAAAGGCTTAAAACGATAATAGAAAATAAGAATTTTGTGGAACTTGAAAAATTTCTTATGTTCAATGATATTGAAGATAGAGTAAAAGAGGTAATAATAAAAATACCGGAGCTTTATGGGAATACAGAGCAGGTTATAAAGGAAGCCAAATCTATATGTCTCAACAGGGAGATGGAAAGTGCGATAGAAAATCTTGAGCAGGTATATCATATACTCCTGGACTATGGGTATGAAGACTATATTTCTATAGACCTTGGCCTTATAAACCACCTGGATTACTACACGGGAGTGATATTCAAGGGTTATATGTCGAACTACGGCAAGATAATACTGAGCGGCGGAAGGTATGACAAGCTTACAGAAAGCTACGGGCACTACATTCCGGCAACAGGCTTTGGCATGGATGTAGACGAGCTTATAACAGGACTTAAAAAGCTGGGGCTTGATACAAGCGAAGCTGTCAGCACTGATTACCTCCTTGTATATTCGGACAAGAACAGAAAGAGAATAATAAAGGCGTCCGACTTGCTAAGAGAGCGTGAAATGGTCATAGAAACGGATTTTTTAAAGGGCTACGGCTACCATATGGATTATGCCCGTGAAACAGGGATAAGGAAGCTAGTGATTTGCGAAGGCGAGAGCGCCAGCATAATAGATGTGGCTACGCAGGAAAAAGAGGAACTCAGCGTTGAGGAATTTGAAAAAAGGTGTACAACTTTGAAATAG
- a CDS encoding YerC/YecD family TrpR-related protein — protein sequence MSYNSNIKSKDIDEFFKAVLELETEKECYMFFEDICTIKEIQSISQRLQVAKLLKLNKTYSEIEEETGASTATISRISKCLFYGAGGYRLILDRLGYIDIEKKEKKKKRIKGLWPFFV from the coding sequence GTGTCATATAACAGCAATATTAAAAGTAAGGATATAGATGAATTCTTCAAAGCTGTGCTGGAACTCGAAACAGAGAAAGAATGCTATATGTTTTTCGAGGATATATGCACTATAAAGGAAATTCAATCAATTTCTCAAAGACTCCAGGTTGCCAAGCTGCTCAAGCTAAACAAGACATACAGCGAGATAGAAGAGGAAACTGGAGCCAGCACTGCCACTATAAGCAGGATAAGCAAATGCCTCTTTTATGGAGCGGGTGGATACAGGCTGATTCTGGACAGGCTCGGATACATCGACATAGAGAAAAAGGAAAAAAAGAAAAAAAGAATAAAAGGCCTCTGGCCTTTTTTTGTTTAA